The following proteins are encoded in a genomic region of Paenibacillus antri:
- a CDS encoding helix-turn-helix transcriptional regulator, whose protein sequence is MFADTMVKLLFVTDKLRESPWEDTRRTVDCHTLYWVMSGLGSLAANGERFRLEPGTLFYLAPGLELRLTASPSEGVRIAMALFDAATLRHADRQWHGPEPIPDLGLPFMERYVGPERKEIDAAFRSIVRGWAPGSDQGELSCRMELLRLIAKLADRGRAPAKHPMEEIVRRVRDDLVAQYGAELRIEELASRYSVSPSHLRKWFANRYGVPPKAYLLRLRMEHAARFLLHTRAPVKEIASECGFKDELHFSKAFKKHHGLSPAFYRSKLRSSM, encoded by the coding sequence ATGTTCGCGGATACGATGGTGAAGCTGTTGTTCGTTACGGATAAGCTCCGGGAAAGCCCTTGGGAGGATACGCGGCGAACCGTCGATTGCCATACGTTGTACTGGGTGATGTCCGGTCTCGGGTCGCTCGCGGCGAACGGGGAACGATTCCGATTGGAGCCCGGGACTTTATTTTATCTCGCGCCGGGGCTGGAGCTGCGGCTGACCGCAAGCCCGAGCGAAGGCGTCCGGATCGCGATGGCGCTGTTCGATGCGGCGACGCTGCGTCACGCCGATCGGCAATGGCATGGTCCGGAGCCGATTCCCGACTTGGGACTGCCCTTCATGGAACGTTACGTCGGCCCCGAGCGGAAGGAGATCGACGCGGCGTTCCGGTCGATCGTTCGCGGCTGGGCGCCGGGGAGCGATCAAGGCGAATTGTCGTGCAGAATGGAGCTGCTCCGCTTGATCGCGAAGCTTGCCGACCGGGGGAGGGCGCCGGCGAAGCACCCGATGGAGGAGATCGTCCGGCGCGTACGGGATGATCTGGTGGCGCAATACGGCGCCGAGCTGCGGATCGAGGAATTGGCGTCCCGTTATTCCGTATCTCCGTCGCATCTTCGGAAGTGGTTCGCGAACCGATACGGCGTCCCGCCGAAGGCTTATTTGCTCCGGCTGCGGATGGAGCACGCGGCGCGATTCCTTCTTCATACGAGGGCGCCGGTCAAGGAGATCGCTTCGGAATGCGGCTTCAAGGACGAGCTGCATTTCAGCAAAGCGTTTAAGAAGCATCATGGGCTCTCGCCGGCATTTTATAGGTCGAAACTCCGTTCTAGTATGTAG
- a CDS encoding carbohydrate ABC transporter permease produces MLLVEIVMIVVAILFFVPIYMTVINGLKTYGEVVTSTMALPDVFQFQNYAIVWNQLNFLGVFMNSIIITVFSVSGILLISSMAAYQLVRRPGWLSNVIFLAILSALVIPFQTMMIPLVKVAKDLGIINTIYGIIIMYWGFGIPLALFLYHGFIKSIPRELEEAASIDGSGPFGIFFRILLPLLSPITTTVAILHTLWIWNDFLLPLITLSSPANRTIPLAAAVYFGQYTNEWHLGMAALTLAIVPVMIFFLFMQRYIIQGITAGAVKG; encoded by the coding sequence ATGCTTCTGGTCGAAATCGTTATGATCGTCGTCGCGATTCTGTTTTTCGTCCCGATCTACATGACGGTGATCAACGGGTTGAAGACGTACGGCGAGGTCGTCACGTCCACGATGGCGCTGCCGGACGTGTTCCAATTCCAAAATTACGCCATCGTATGGAACCAGCTCAACTTCCTCGGCGTGTTTATGAATTCGATCATCATCACCGTGTTTTCGGTGTCCGGCATTCTGCTTATCAGCTCGATGGCCGCATACCAATTGGTCCGCCGTCCGGGCTGGCTCAGCAACGTGATCTTTCTCGCGATCTTGTCGGCGCTCGTCATCCCGTTCCAGACGATGATGATTCCGCTCGTGAAGGTGGCCAAGGATTTGGGCATCATCAACACGATCTACGGGATTATTATCATGTATTGGGGCTTCGGGATTCCATTGGCGTTGTTCCTGTATCATGGCTTCATCAAGTCGATTCCGCGCGAGCTGGAGGAGGCGGCTTCGATCGACGGAAGCGGGCCGTTCGGCATCTTCTTCCGCATCCTGCTGCCGCTCCTGTCGCCGATCACGACGACGGTCGCGATCCTGCACACGCTCTGGATATGGAACGACTTTCTGTTGCCGCTCATCACGCTCAGTTCCCCGGCGAATCGGACGATTCCGTTGGCCGCCGCGGTGTACTTCGGGCAATATACGAACGAATGGCATCTCGGCATGGCCGCCCTCACGCTCGCGATCGTGCCGGTCATGATTTTCTTCCTGTTCATGCAGCGATACATCATTCAAGGCATTACGGCAGGAGCGGTGAAGGGCTGA
- a CDS encoding helix-turn-helix domain-containing protein: protein MIVEDEPDILRGMERTLQELRTEGPNGGSESMDVLAFDNPEQALLAIERERPPIVLTDIVMDGMTGLQLVERAKRPDYQPKFIIVSGYGDFEFARQSIQLGVQDYILKPFDREELRSKIRTLVKLVREEAAEREKADGLHPYAKLGALSLRDTFLLGLCTEAAPMREHLVHRLKFWELEWLANGAYQVLAVDCAAAADGPDGRRVPERELELRRFAIGNIGREVVREFEPAVILRAPSQQWIIIAEESKSDALADRLDQVVRVYQKYNVRIGVSGVSASIQALPEAFGQAKAALRYALLGTDAAVCRYMDVRSKVEDQDPAAALMEAIVSADAERIEIGVEKVVDGWVVGGAAASSAELQRRCLDLIARLYGSVGARLDGGHPQISVELWERLEAIFTAPEMKRFLYEHCLGIGGRLSATHENAVVEQAKRWIRERYFRDITLQELAEHVGLSAVWLSQLFKRETGTTFSEYVVDLRMEAARRLLRETTLKVYEIAEKVGYTDVQHFGQTFKKKCGHSPKEFRFGR from the coding sequence GTGATCGTGGAGGACGAACCGGATATTCTGAGAGGAATGGAGCGGACGCTGCAGGAGCTTCGAACGGAAGGACCGAACGGCGGAAGCGAATCGATGGACGTGCTCGCTTTCGACAACCCTGAACAGGCGCTGCTCGCGATTGAACGGGAGCGTCCGCCGATCGTGCTGACGGATATCGTCATGGACGGCATGACCGGCCTGCAATTGGTGGAACGCGCGAAACGGCCCGATTACCAACCTAAGTTTATTATTGTAAGCGGTTACGGGGATTTCGAATTCGCTAGGCAAAGCATCCAGCTCGGCGTACAGGATTACATCTTAAAGCCGTTCGATCGCGAGGAGCTTCGCTCGAAAATCCGCACGCTCGTCAAGCTGGTAAGAGAGGAAGCGGCGGAGCGGGAGAAGGCGGACGGCTTACACCCTTACGCCAAGCTCGGGGCTCTCTCGCTGCGCGATACGTTCCTTCTCGGGTTGTGCACGGAAGCCGCGCCGATGAGGGAGCATCTCGTGCATCGATTGAAATTTTGGGAGCTCGAATGGCTGGCGAACGGAGCCTATCAGGTGCTCGCCGTCGATTGTGCCGCGGCGGCGGACGGGCCGGACGGCCGCCGCGTTCCGGAACGGGAGCTCGAGCTGCGAAGATTCGCCATCGGCAATATCGGCAGGGAGGTCGTTCGGGAATTCGAGCCGGCGGTCATCCTGCGCGCGCCTTCGCAGCAATGGATCATTATCGCGGAGGAGTCGAAGAGCGATGCGCTTGCGGATCGCCTCGACCAAGTCGTTCGCGTCTACCAGAAATATAACGTTCGCATCGGAGTGAGCGGCGTCTCCGCTTCGATCCAAGCGCTGCCGGAGGCGTTCGGTCAGGCGAAGGCGGCGCTTCGGTACGCGCTGCTCGGCACCGATGCCGCCGTCTGCCGATATATGGACGTCCGCTCCAAGGTCGAGGATCAAGATCCCGCCGCGGCGCTGATGGAAGCGATCGTGAGCGCGGACGCGGAGCGGATCGAAATCGGCGTGGAGAAGGTCGTCGACGGCTGGGTCGTCGGCGGCGCCGCGGCGAGCTCGGCGGAGCTGCAGCGACGTTGCCTCGACCTGATCGCCCGCCTGTACGGCTCGGTCGGCGCTCGGCTGGACGGCGGTCACCCGCAAATTTCGGTGGAGCTATGGGAACGGCTGGAGGCGATCTTCACGGCGCCGGAGATGAAACGGTTTCTATACGAGCATTGCCTCGGCATCGGCGGGCGGCTATCGGCGACCCACGAGAACGCCGTCGTCGAGCAAGCGAAACGATGGATCCGCGAGCGGTATTTCCGCGATATTACGCTGCAGGAGCTCGCGGAGCATGTCGGGCTGTCGGCGGTTTGGCTCAGCCAGCTGTTCAAGCGCGAAACCGGAACGACCTTCAGCGAATACGTCGTCGACCTCCGGATGGAAGCCGCCCGCAGGCTGCTGCGAGAGACGACGCTGAAGGTATACGAAATCGCCGAGAAGGTCGGATATACCGACGTTCAGCATTTCGGGCAGACGTTCAAGAAGAAGTGCGGCCACTCTCCCAAGGAATTTCGGTTCGGACGATGA
- a CDS encoding ABC transporter substrate-binding protein, with the protein MRKWFSIVSIIALFAMVLVGCAGGGANNGAGGNAGNEAGNEGGNAGDAGGDGGKVTLKLLQFKVEITDKVKAMAADYTKAHPNVVIDAQVTTDYETILKTRFASGDEPDIFATKAFTDIADWSDRLADLSDEPWMGKVAEAAVPGMTVDGKKLGFPFAFEGYGFIYNKDLFEKAGIKNVPTTLSELKEVNEKLKAAGIASYAEGYKEWWVLGQHLFNLPFAYEQDPEGTIERINAGDAKVSDVANMNGFFDVLDMTLNYGKGPESVGVSYDDQVTNFATGKTAMMQQGVWTIDSILKINPDIDMGMFAIPLTDNADDTRLPVGVPGYYVVNKNSKNADEARKFLTWLHENGQKYLVESFKLIPAFTDLETTEELGPLASDLSRYVDEKKTVPWAHTLWPTGSNQEFAKPLQAYVAGQMDREGALREVQSIWDARKKK; encoded by the coding sequence ATGAGAAAATGGTTTTCCATCGTCAGCATCATCGCTTTGTTCGCGATGGTACTGGTCGGCTGCGCGGGCGGCGGAGCGAATAACGGAGCGGGCGGCAACGCCGGGAACGAGGCCGGCAACGAAGGCGGTAACGCCGGGGATGCGGGGGGCGACGGCGGGAAAGTGACCTTGAAGCTGCTCCAGTTCAAGGTTGAAATTACCGACAAGGTCAAAGCGATGGCAGCGGATTACACGAAGGCCCATCCGAATGTCGTCATCGACGCGCAGGTGACGACCGATTACGAGACGATCCTGAAGACGCGTTTCGCTTCCGGGGACGAGCCGGATATTTTCGCGACCAAAGCTTTCACCGATATCGCCGACTGGTCCGATCGGTTAGCGGACTTGTCCGACGAGCCGTGGATGGGGAAGGTCGCCGAGGCGGCCGTTCCGGGCATGACGGTCGACGGCAAGAAGCTCGGATTCCCGTTCGCGTTCGAGGGGTACGGCTTTATCTACAATAAAGACTTGTTCGAGAAAGCCGGCATCAAGAACGTGCCGACCACGTTGTCCGAGCTGAAGGAAGTGAACGAAAAGCTGAAGGCGGCGGGGATCGCGTCGTACGCGGAAGGCTATAAGGAATGGTGGGTGCTTGGTCAACACTTGTTCAACCTGCCGTTCGCCTACGAGCAAGATCCGGAAGGAACGATCGAAAGGATCAATGCCGGCGATGCGAAGGTGAGCGATGTCGCCAATATGAACGGGTTCTTCGACGTGCTCGACATGACGTTGAACTACGGCAAGGGCCCCGAATCGGTCGGCGTAAGCTACGACGACCAAGTGACGAACTTCGCGACAGGCAAGACGGCCATGATGCAGCAAGGCGTATGGACGATCGATTCGATTCTGAAGATCAATCCGGATATCGACATGGGCATGTTCGCGATTCCGTTGACCGATAACGCCGACGATACCCGATTGCCGGTCGGGGTTCCCGGCTACTATGTCGTCAACAAGAACAGCAAGAACGCCGACGAAGCGAGGAAGTTCCTGACGTGGCTGCACGAGAACGGGCAAAAGTATTTGGTCGAATCGTTCAAGCTGATCCCGGCGTTCACCGATTTGGAGACGACGGAGGAGCTCGGACCGCTGGCTTCCGATCTCAGCAGGTACGTCGACGAAAAGAAAACCGTTCCGTGGGCGCACACGTTATGGCCGACCGGTTCGAACCAAGAATTCGCGAAGCCGCTTCAAGCGTACGTCGCGGGCCAAATGGACCGAGAGGGCGCGCTGCGCGAAGTGCAGTCGATCTGGGACGCAAGAAAGAAGAAATAA
- a CDS encoding copper amine oxidase N-terminal domain-containing protein, whose translation MKKAISSTAMAATLLATVLLGAPAQAMEPLTGYTVVKSFALTSSTGGSSAYQQRGYVMAPIREIGQALGWDVTWDGKTKEIKLVKGDHVIRLVPNQSRGTIDANPFALTTPVVSKNNIAYAPLRVLAARMGAETLWDSKTGTASIAVPNASKPLHLAFDFSKDAEGWKTGVADLPVDYKDQDFQINAKAASVKLSDGSEKPGMMLSGMNRSDDLFMFMSKKLGSAEGVKPNTEYEVNLRFDVATSEAESSMGIGGSPATSVYVKAGVVDREPSVIEDRTDSETPYYRLNLDKGNQSTDGKEVALLGDLAKPDAEKDGFQLKRFEKSFKVKSNDKGELYVLLGTDSGYEGLTTIYFANVDLTIVSSN comes from the coding sequence ATGAAAAAAGCAATCTCCTCCACGGCTATGGCAGCGACGCTGCTGGCTACCGTTCTGCTCGGCGCCCCGGCTCAAGCGATGGAGCCTTTAACCGGATATACCGTCGTCAAGTCGTTTGCTCTGACTTCGAGTACCGGCGGATCTTCCGCATATCAGCAACGCGGCTACGTTATGGCGCCGATTCGCGAAATCGGTCAAGCGCTCGGTTGGGATGTGACGTGGGACGGGAAAACCAAAGAGATCAAACTGGTCAAGGGGGATCACGTCATTCGGCTTGTTCCGAATCAGTCGCGGGGAACGATCGATGCCAATCCGTTCGCGCTGACGACGCCGGTCGTTTCGAAGAACAATATCGCTTACGCGCCGCTTCGGGTATTGGCGGCGAGAATGGGGGCGGAAACGTTGTGGGATTCGAAGACCGGCACGGCATCGATCGCGGTTCCGAACGCTTCGAAGCCTTTGCATCTGGCATTCGATTTCAGCAAAGATGCCGAGGGATGGAAAACCGGAGTCGCCGATTTGCCCGTCGACTATAAGGACCAGGATTTTCAAATCAACGCGAAAGCGGCTTCGGTTAAGCTGTCCGACGGCTCGGAGAAACCCGGCATGATGCTGAGCGGCATGAATCGCAGCGACGACCTGTTCATGTTCATGTCCAAAAAGCTGGGTAGTGCCGAAGGGGTGAAGCCGAATACCGAATACGAAGTGAATTTGCGCTTCGATGTGGCGACCAGCGAAGCGGAAAGCTCTATGGGCATCGGCGGCAGTCCCGCTACTTCGGTATATGTGAAAGCCGGCGTCGTCGACCGCGAACCGTCCGTGATCGAAGACCGTACCGACTCGGAAACGCCGTATTACCGCTTGAACCTAGACAAGGGCAACCAATCGACGGACGGCAAGGAAGTCGCACTCTTGGGCGACCTCGCCAAACCGGACGCCGAGAAAGACGGATTCCAGCTGAAACGCTTCGAAAAATCGTTCAAGGTAAAAAGCAATGACAAAGGCGAGCTTTACGTCTTACTCGGCACGGATTCCGGGTACGAAGGGTTGACGACGATTTATTTCGCGAACGTCGACTTGACGATCGTATCTTCGAATTGA
- a CDS encoding carbohydrate ABC transporter permease translates to MNARARRAFTYTVFVAPALIFFTLIIVVPFLRAILFSFQDWNGISPVIGWAGWDNYRNIVRDSGFYRSFAFTAKYVIATTILLNVFAFLLAMLLNMPLKSRNVLRTAFFMPYVIGSVIIGFIWQFIITQLFPDIGEATQWSLFLKNWLSLPDYAFWALVLVTVWHSVGYYMIVYLAALQGVPSDLLEAAEIDGAGRWRQLYNVIFPLIRPAMTINLFLAISNGFKAFDLNFALTEGGPFGTTESIALHIYLDAFTKNLFTYGAAKAVLFFFILATISIVQVGTMKRREVEL, encoded by the coding sequence ATGAACGCGAGAGCGCGGAGAGCTTTCACCTATACGGTGTTCGTCGCCCCGGCTTTGATCTTTTTCACGCTGATCATCGTCGTTCCGTTCCTTCGGGCGATCTTGTTCTCGTTCCAGGATTGGAACGGGATCAGCCCCGTCATCGGTTGGGCGGGATGGGACAACTACAGAAACATCGTTCGCGACAGCGGCTTCTATCGATCGTTCGCGTTCACGGCGAAATACGTCATCGCGACGACGATTTTGCTGAATGTGTTCGCGTTCCTATTGGCGATGCTGCTCAATATGCCGTTGAAGTCGAGAAACGTGCTGCGTACGGCGTTCTTCATGCCATACGTCATCGGTTCCGTCATTATCGGTTTCATCTGGCAGTTTATCATTACGCAATTGTTTCCCGATATCGGCGAGGCGACCCAGTGGTCGTTGTTTCTGAAAAATTGGCTGAGCCTTCCCGATTACGCGTTTTGGGCGCTGGTCCTGGTCACGGTCTGGCATTCCGTCGGGTATTACATGATCGTCTATTTGGCCGCGCTGCAGGGGGTGCCGTCCGACCTGTTGGAGGCCGCGGAAATCGACGGGGCCGGCCGGTGGAGACAATTGTATAACGTCATCTTCCCGCTGATCCGTCCGGCGATGACGATCAACTTGTTTCTAGCGATATCCAATGGATTTAAGGCGTTCGATTTGAACTTCGCGTTAACCGAAGGCGGTCCGTTCGGCACGACCGAGTCGATCGCGCTGCACATCTACTTGGATGCCTTCACGAAGAACTTGTTCACGTACGGCGCGGCGAAGGCCGTCTTGTTCTTCTTCATCTTGGCGACGATTTCGATCGTCCAGGTCGGTACGATGAAGCGCAGGGAGGTGGAGTTGTGA